One genomic window of Thermococcus indicus includes the following:
- the hxlAB gene encoding bifunctional 3-hexulose-6-phosphate synthase/6-phospho-3-hexuloisomerase: MILQVALDLTDIEQAISIAEKAARGGAHWLEVGTPLIKKEGMRAVELLKRRFPDRKIVADLKTMDTGALEVEMAARHGADVVSILGVADDKTIKDAVDVARRYGIRVMVDLIGVKDKVKRAKELEKMGVHYILVHTGIDEQVQGKSPLEDLEKVVKAVSVPVAVAGGLNLQTIPKVIELGATIIIVGGAITKAEKPDEVTRKIIDLFWGEYMMTIRKAMDDIIDHIHNVSESLKLEQVRGFVDAMIGANKIFIYGAGRSGLVGKAFAMRLMHLDFNVYVVGETITPAFEPGDLLIAISGSGETNSIVDAAGIAKKQGGKVVAITSYANSTLGKLADVVVEIPGRAKTDIPTDYIARQMLTKYKWIAPMGTLFEDSTMIFLDGVIALLMATFQKTEKDMKKKHATLE; this comes from the coding sequence ATGATACTTCAGGTTGCCCTTGATCTGACTGACATTGAGCAGGCCATTTCTATCGCTGAGAAGGCCGCCCGCGGCGGTGCCCACTGGCTCGAGGTTGGAACCCCGCTCATCAAGAAGGAGGGCATGCGCGCTGTGGAGCTTCTCAAGAGGCGCTTCCCGGACAGGAAGATCGTTGCCGACCTAAAAACCATGGACACCGGCGCTCTGGAGGTCGAGATGGCGGCCAGGCACGGTGCCGATGTCGTTTCTATCCTCGGTGTCGCCGATGACAAGACGATAAAGGACGCGGTTGATGTTGCAAGGCGCTATGGAATCAGGGTCATGGTTGACCTCATAGGCGTTAAGGACAAGGTCAAGCGCGCCAAGGAACTCGAGAAGATGGGCGTTCACTACATACTCGTCCACACGGGCATAGACGAGCAGGTTCAGGGCAAGAGCCCGCTGGAGGACCTGGAGAAGGTCGTTAAAGCCGTCAGCGTCCCCGTTGCCGTCGCCGGCGGACTGAACCTCCAGACCATACCGAAGGTCATTGAGCTGGGGGCCACGATAATAATCGTCGGAGGCGCGATAACCAAGGCTGAGAAGCCGGATGAGGTTACGAGGAAGATAATCGACCTCTTCTGGGGCGAGTACATGATGACCATAAGGAAAGCGATGGACGACATAATCGACCACATACACAACGTCTCGGAGAGCCTCAAGCTGGAGCAGGTTCGCGGCTTCGTCGATGCCATGATTGGAGCGAACAAGATATTCATCTACGGCGCGGGAAGGAGCGGCCTCGTCGGTAAGGCCTTTGCTATGAGGCTCATGCACCTTGACTTCAACGTCTACGTCGTTGGTGAGACCATAACGCCGGCCTTCGAGCCGGGCGATCTGCTCATAGCCATCAGTGGTTCCGGTGAGACCAACAGCATCGTTGATGCAGCCGGAATAGCCAAGAAGCAGGGAGGTAAAGTGGTCGCGATAACCTCCTACGCCAATTCAACCCTTGGAAAGCTCGCCGATGTGGTCGTCGAGATACCCGGAAGGGCCAAGACCGACATCCCGACAGACTACATAGCGCGCCAGATGCTCACCAAGTACAAGTGGATAGCCCCGATGGGAACCCTCTTCGAGGACTCCACCATGATATTCCTCGACGGGGTCATAGCCCTCCTCATGGCCACCTTCCAGAAGACGGAGAAGGATATGAAGAAGAAGCACGCGACCCTTGAGTGA
- a CDS encoding arginase family protein → MVTFIPFGEKPNRDGVLYVLQLLKRNKLIEDYMIVESSRVELLAERIPQDSAYIIGEHLATYGIVEKLRPQSLISVDAHTDLMHDYLDHGSWLAYTLEERLVNRAVVLAPVLMIPTTERTQLWTRRVKIFPALLRSRKVRGKWKAYKNLQTNDLLEILDESKKYLGDEVYLTVDMDVLRPEYKIARFQHGELTLEELLELLEGIKENFRIAAFDIAEVSDRIRRSRLGKKAFVEVFQLLTG, encoded by the coding sequence ATGGTGACGTTCATTCCCTTCGGCGAAAAGCCAAACCGCGACGGTGTTCTCTACGTTCTTCAGCTCCTCAAAAGGAACAAACTCATAGAGGATTACATGATAGTTGAATCGAGCAGGGTCGAGCTTCTGGCCGAGAGGATTCCCCAGGACAGCGCGTACATAATAGGGGAGCACCTCGCCACGTACGGAATAGTTGAAAAGCTCAGGCCCCAGTCCCTCATAAGCGTCGATGCCCACACCGACCTGATGCACGACTACCTCGACCACGGCTCGTGGCTGGCCTATACCCTTGAGGAGCGCCTCGTAAACCGGGCCGTCGTCCTCGCCCCCGTCCTCATGATACCGACCACCGAGAGGACTCAGCTCTGGACGCGGCGCGTCAAGATATTTCCCGCCCTCCTGAGGAGCAGGAAAGTCCGCGGGAAGTGGAAGGCCTATAAGAACCTTCAGACAAACGACCTGCTCGAGATACTCGACGAGTCCAAGAAGTACCTCGGTGACGAGGTTTACCTCACCGTGGACATGGACGTTCTAAGGCCCGAGTACAAAATCGCCCGCTTCCAACACGGCGAGCTTACGCTTGAAGAGCTCCTGGAGCTTTTGGAGGGGATCAAGGAGAACTTCAGGATAGCGGCTTTTGACATCGCCGAGGTCTCGGACAGGATAAGGCGTTCGAGACTCGGGAAGAAGGCATTCGTCGAGGTGTTCCAGCTCCTGACGGGGTGA
- a CDS encoding Sjogren's syndrome/scleroderma autoantigen 1 family protein: protein MSARGPTEEEIRNIIMPLMLSGAKMLDRHCPRCGSPLFEKDGKVFCPVCEHRAKQRKAEMKGVEERLMEKLNELANSLPEDIDELEKHLRAMEKIIELLERYRKLEGGE from the coding sequence ATGAGCGCCAGAGGGCCCACAGAGGAGGAGATACGGAACATAATAATGCCCCTCATGCTTTCGGGGGCCAAGATGCTCGACAGGCACTGCCCCAGGTGCGGTTCACCGCTCTTCGAGAAGGACGGGAAGGTCTTCTGCCCGGTCTGCGAGCACAGGGCAAAGCAGAGAAAGGCCGAGATGAAGGGCGTTGAGGAGAGGCTGATGGAGAAGCTCAACGAGCTCGCCAACTCCCTCCCGGAGGACATAGACGAACTGGAGAAACACTTAAGGGCAATGGAGAAGATAATAGAACTGCTGGAAAGATACCGGAAACTGGAGGGAGGAGAATGA
- a CDS encoding helix-turn-helix domain-containing protein, with translation MKNVKVLEALGDGPKTIEEIAGKTGIPAMEVRRYLLRFVEQGKVESYQKDGKLYWKLKEKDELEEEFKYV, from the coding sequence ATGAAGAATGTAAAGGTTCTGGAGGCCCTCGGCGATGGCCCCAAGACCATCGAGGAAATAGCGGGAAAAACCGGCATCCCCGCGATGGAGGTGCGCCGCTACCTGCTCCGCTTCGTCGAACAGGGCAAGGTCGAGAGCTACCAGAAGGACGGGAAGCTCTACTGGAAGCTGAAGGAGAAGGACGAGCTCGAGGAGGAGTTCAAGTACGTTTGA
- a CDS encoding DUF4855 domain-containing protein → MAKFALWWVRWNGSDYESRMTVGGRKATPEDFRERGFDRIVVLDGEGRNSRCSGSMYSNGYNDGRELAEWVLSLGIDMPLYITIPFYRPDGKQRDQTRASFSSVPDSYYRGWIDGVLSVNIDNMKGFYWSYESCLQTGSYGGNVSQEFIQGVYDYIHGHGQELMWIPATGNRGVTYLDDPSFCTIQSLVRYFDYIFVQPNYYQNSILNEKYGTVPYTYQKLIEKVEWIDHMPDNVSIEMEVDRSILYDYISRTHMEENFRESLIERCGPRFTRECLIQYTYDAKEIAFHYLKAQKDILGKKYEDLVYYFSVDLRVIDEMEGFSRKFGEEYV, encoded by the coding sequence GTGGCAAAGTTCGCACTGTGGTGGGTTAGATGGAACGGTTCTGACTACGAGTCGAGGATGACCGTCGGGGGCAGAAAGGCCACCCCCGAGGACTTCAGGGAGAGGGGCTTTGACAGGATTGTTGTACTGGATGGCGAAGGGCGTAACTCCCGTTGTAGTGGTTCTATGTACTCCAATGGATATAATGATGGAAGAGAACTAGCAGAATGGGTTCTCTCCCTGGGCATTGACATGCCACTTTACATAACCATACCATTTTACCGCCCTGATGGAAAGCAAAGGGATCAAACCCGGGCATCATTTTCAAGCGTTCCTGATTCATACTACAGGGGTTGGATTGATGGAGTTCTTTCAGTCAATATTGACAACATGAAGGGCTTTTACTGGAGTTACGAGAGCTGTCTTCAAACTGGTTCATATGGTGGAAATGTCTCCCAAGAGTTTATTCAGGGTGTTTATGATTATATCCACGGACATGGACAAGAACTAATGTGGATCCCGGCAACAGGTAACAGAGGGGTTACGTATTTGGATGATCCTTCCTTTTGCACTATTCAGAGTTTAGTAAGATACTTTGACTACATCTTTGTTCAGCCTAACTATTACCAGAATTCAATACTCAACGAAAAGTATGGCACTGTACCTTATACTTATCAGAAACTCATCGAAAAAGTTGAATGGATTGACCACATGCCGGATAATGTTTCAATAGAGATGGAAGTCGACAGAAGCATTCTTTATGACTATATATCCCGAACACACATGGAAGAGAATTTTAGAGAATCCTTAATAGAAAGATGTGGTCCTAGGTTTACGCGCGAGTGCTTGATTCAATATACATATGATGCAAAAGAAATAGCCTTCCATTATTTAAAAGCTCAGAAAGATATACTCGGTAAAAAATATGAAGACCTAGTTTATTACTTCAGCGTAGATCTCAGAGTCATTGACGAAATGGAAGGCTTTTCGAGAAAATTCGGTGAGGAATATGTATAG
- a CDS encoding DUF4855 domain-containing protein: protein MAKFALWWVRWNGSDYESRMTVGDRKATVDDFRERDFDRIVVLDGEGGGSHYTGPHYDSGRNDGKEFARWVAKHIRGIPVYITIPFKRPDGSQRDQALIPFKYSGVNSYYQGWIDGVLSINNDNLKGFYWSYESCLQTSNYGKNVSKEFIQYMYDYIYNQGLELIWIPTIGNRTMGQIQNRVIKDLVAIPTLAKYFDHVFVQPHYYQTTKLDDGSDYTLHELTLRVKWMLNHGLSIEMEADNSIVGEPSNCAYCKSTQGTWKNGNFIEKVGCDKTPNQETEQKCINRACDYYRAILEVNPSVFSTRAYYFGTDLKVIDKVRAKCPEW, encoded by the coding sequence GTGGCAAAGTTCGCACTGTGGTGGGTTAGATGGAACGGTTCTGACTACGAGTCGAGGATGACCGTCGGAGACAGGAAGGCTACTGTTGATGACTTCCGGGAGAGGGACTTTGACAGGATTGTTGTACTGGATGGGGAGGGAGGAGGTTCTCACTATACTGGCCCGCATTATGATTCAGGACGCAACGATGGGAAAGAATTCGCTAGGTGGGTAGCGAAACATATACGCGGGATTCCGGTGTACATAACGATACCCTTCAAGCGTCCTGATGGAAGCCAAAGGGATCAGGCACTGATCCCATTTAAATACTCCGGCGTGAACTCGTACTATCAAGGCTGGATTGATGGTGTTCTGAGCATTAACAACGACAACCTCAAAGGATTCTACTGGAGCTACGAGAGCTGTCTTCAAACCAGCAACTATGGCAAGAACGTTTCTAAGGAATTCATCCAATACATGTACGACTACATCTACAACCAGGGTCTGGAGTTGATCTGGATTCCCACGATTGGGAACAGGACTATGGGGCAGATACAAAACAGGGTAATCAAGGATTTAGTTGCTATCCCAACTCTTGCGAAGTATTTTGACCACGTGTTTGTTCAGCCTCACTATTATCAGACTACCAAATTAGACGATGGAAGTGATTACACCCTACACGAATTGACACTCCGTGTGAAGTGGATGCTGAACCATGGGCTTTCCATTGAGATGGAAGCCGACAACAGCATAGTTGGAGAACCGAGCAACTGTGCATATTGTAAAAGCACCCAGGGAACATGGAAGAATGGTAACTTTATAGAAAAAGTAGGATGTGACAAAACACCTAATCAGGAAACAGAACAGAAGTGCATTAACCGCGCCTGTGACTACTATAGAGCCATTCTCGAAGTAAACCCCAGCGTATTCTCAACCAGGGCCTACTACTTTGGTACCGATTTGAAAGTCATAGACAAGGTGAGAGCAAAATGCCCAGAATGGTAG